Proteins from a genomic interval of Trifolium pratense cultivar HEN17-A07 linkage group LG6, ARS_RC_1.1, whole genome shotgun sequence:
- the LOC123888080 gene encoding putative receptor protein kinase ZmPK1: protein MAFTVSHIFLLVIFLFPFQYCSCYLTSLKKGSSLSVEKHEKDVIVSSNGIFSAGFYQIGENAFSFAIWFTELQNHSHNPANIVWMANREQLVNGKHSKLFILNTGNMLLLDAGQHNTWSSNTASNAHLELYLKEDGNLVLRELQGTTILWQSFDFPTNTLLPNQPLTRHTNLVSSRSLSNHSSGFYKLFFDDNNVLRLDYDGPDVSSTYWPPSWLSAWQAGRSNYNSSRIALLDSLGKFISSDNYIFSTYDYGIHMQRRLTMDFDGNIRVYSRKNVSDNWHVSWQVISDTCIIHGICGANSTCSYDPKKGMKCSCLPGYKMKNHSDWSYGCEPVFDFTCNRSESTFLKLKGFELYGYDSNFVQNSTYKSCENLCLQHCNCTAFQYTYPEGSNIFQCYTKLQLLNGRYSPSFQGITYIRIPKGNNFHKEESVSVNNDVCLVQLHRDYATKPTSSMVKFFLWLSITVGGLEVVCFFVVFVFLNKTNKKSNANPQNTYHALLGFRRYSYSELKVATKNFSNEIGRGGGGVVYSGTLPDQRHAAIKRLNEAKQGEGEFLAEVSIIGRLNHMNLIEMWGYCVEGKHRLLVYEYMKNGSLAENLSSKTNILDWSKRYDIALGTSRVLAYLHEECLEWILHCDIKPQNILLDSNFQPKLADFGLSKLKNRNNMNNNSEFSMIRGTRGYMAPEWIFNLPITSKVDVYSYGVVLLEMITGKSSTMMNIEGDNAEVAYNGRLITWVREKKRSTCWVEEIIDPSMVNNCDLNKMEVLARVALDCVEEDRDIRPTMSQVVEMLQCHDKDVE from the exons ATGGCTTTCACAGTTTCTCATATTTTCCTTCTAGTCATCTTTCTATTTCCTTTCCAATATTGTTCATGTTATTTAACATCATTGAAAAAGGGTTCATCTCTATCAGTAGAGAAACATGAAAAAGATGTAATTGTCTCTTCAAATGGAATATTCTCTGCTGGGTTCTATCAAATTGGAGAAAATGCATTTTCATTCGCCATATGGTTCACGGAGCTTCAGAATCACAGTCACAACCCAGCCAATATTGTATGGATGGCAAACCGGGAACAACTTGTGAATG GTAAGCATTCAAAGCTTTTCATCTTAAACACAGGTAACATGCTTTTGCTCGATGCGGGTCAACACAACACTTGGTCTTCAAATACAGCATCAAATGCACACTTAGAGTTGTATCTTAAAGAAGATGGTAATCTTGTGTTACGTGAGCTTCAAGGAACTACCATCTTATGGCAAAGCTTTGATTTTCCAACAAATACTCTCCTTCCTAATCAACCTCTCACCAGACACACAAATCTTGTTTCTTCAAGAAGCCTGAGTAATCATTCTTCTGGCTTTTATAAGTTGTTCTTTGATGATAACAATGTTCTTCGTCTCGATTATGATGGTCCTGATGTTTCCAGTACATATTGGCCTCCATCTTGGTTATCAGCATGGCAAGCTGGAAGGTCCAATTACAATAGTAGTAGAATTGCATTGTTGGATTCTCTTGGAAAGTTCATTTCATCTGATAATTACATTTTTTCCACATATGATTATGGAATTCATATGCAAAGAAGACTGACCATGGATTTTGATGGTAATATTCGAGTTTACAGTCGAAAAAACGTGTCAGATAATTGGCACGTTTCATGGCAAGTCATATCTGATACTTGCATCATTCATGGAATTTGTGGTGCAAATAGCACTTGCAGCTATGATCCTAAAAAGGGTATGAAATGCTCTTGTTTGCCCGGATACAAAATGAAGAACCATAGTGATTGGTCTTATGGTTGTGAACCTGTGTTTGATTTTACTTGCAATAGAAGTGAATCtacctttttaaaattaaaagggtTTGAGCTTTATGGATATGATAgtaattttgttcaaaatagtACCTACAAAAGTTGTGAGAATTTATGTTTACAACATTGTAACTGTACAGCATTTCAATACACATATCCAGAGGGCAGTAACATCTTCCAATGCTATACAAAGCTACAATTGTTGAATGGGAGGTATTCACCAAGTTTTCAAGGAATAACTTACATAAGAATTCCAAAAGGTAATAACTTCCATAAAGAAGAGTCTGTGAGTGTAAACAATGATGTTTGTTTAGTGCAACTTCATAGAGACTATGCCACAAAACCAACAAGTAGTATGGTGAAGTTTTTTCTGTGGCTTTCAATTACAGTTGGTGGTTTAGAAGTTGTTTGCTTTTttgtggtttttgtttttttaaataagaccAACAAAAAGTCTAATGCAAATCCACAAAACACTTATCATGCATTGTTGGGATTTAGAAGATATAGTTACTCTGAATTGAAGGTAGCAACAAAGAATTTCAGTAATGAGATTGGAAGAGGTGGAGGAGGAGTTGTATATAGTGGTACATTGCCGGATCAAAGACATGCAGCAATAAAGAGATTGAATGAAGCTAAACAAGGAGAAGGAGAGTTTCTTGCTGAAGTTAGCATCATTGGAAGGCTTAATCATATGAACTTGATTGAAATGTGGGGTTATTGTGTTGAAGGTAAGCACAGACTCTTGGTATATGAGTACATGAAAAATGGTTCTTTAGCTGAAAACCTTTCATCTAAAACTAATATCCTTGATTGGAGTAAGAGGTATGATATTGCTTTAGGAACATCTAGAGTTCTAGCTTATCTACATGAAGAatgtttggaatggattttgcaTTGTGATATAAAGCCACAAAATATACTTCTTGATTCTAACTTTCAACCCAAGTTAGCAGATTTTGGACTGTCTAAGCtgaaaaatagaaacaatatgAATAATAATTCAGAATTTTCAATGATTAGAGGAACAAGAGGATACATGGCGCCCGAGTGGATTTTCAATTTACCAATAACATCTAAAGTGGATGTTTATAGTTATGGGGTTGTTTTGTTGGAGATGATAACTGGAAAGAGTTCAACAATGATGAATATAGAAGGAGATAATGCAGAAGTGGCCTATAATGGAAGGTTGATAACTTGGgtaagagagaaaaagagaagtACATGTTGGGTGGAAGAAATTATTGATCCTTCAATGGTGaataattgtgatttaaatAAGATGGAAGTTTTGGCAAGAGTTGCTTTGGATTGTGTTGAGGAAGATAGAGATATTAGACCTACAATGAGTCAAGTGGTTGAGATGCTTCAATGTCATGACAAAGATGTTGAGTAA
- the LOC123888075 gene encoding disease resistance protein At4g27190-like: MDAIISIVGSVVPYVFAPIRREVGYLTHYERNFTKLNDSVRNLEASREDINRRVESEGNNGKKKLVGVETWLEDGNEVIQKAKQLLEDPGHREVGCSGWSFPNLKLRHQLGKKATKIANEVAVVQGRSDFNEVCYLPALYEIASSSATCVGEKFETRELFKEGILKALKDPKACNIGVYGFGGVGKSFLVKEVSEIAKQQKLFDVVVTAHVSKTPDIEKIQVVIADMLGLTFPEESTDGRAIRLRKRIEEEKTVLVILDDIWQPLELEKVGIPSNKEHIGCKLLMTSRTQDVLQQMAVQKDLITFRLEVLSEVETWSLFQSMAEDVVNDIIFKDVATQIAKQCKGLPLLILTMASGLKSKDIYAWKDALSKLQNVGHEKIDVITHSALELSYNWLATDETKALFLLSAVLGQYGEDYLLKVAMGLEIFNNISTVDAARNRLHTIIGSLKASCLLLEGNKRSRRIQMHDLVRDVGISIACRNKDVYILKPETGLKEYLTMDFMKMCSQIILLQINELPKKFDCPNVKLLVFESANRFLEIPDTIFDGMGSLKVLDITLLNLSSLPTSFRSLTDLQTLCLNQCVLENIDIIGDLKNLEILSLEDSSMIKLPNKIREMTQLRMLDLSNAGIEIIPPNIISSLSNLEELYMGNTSITWEDENSQQKENASLAELGQLYNLTALELQIHEACILPRDLKLMFEKLQRYKIAIGDVWQWSDIKDRTSNTLMLKLDTNIHLELGIKALIKGVENLYMDEVDGIQNVLYEMNREGFPLLRHLHIQNNAKMKHIVYSTERNQVHVSFPILETLSINNLENLEQICHGPLVINSFGKLSVIKVNNCAQLTYLLSLSMVKSLSNLSEIEVCQCNSMKNIVLRDLPDEKVEFPSLRSLTLQHLDTLDNFFSYELMTSSITSARPFVSAQVAFPDLTTLKLSSLNLDKIWNDNQHSMYNLSVLIVENCGELKYLFSSTMVETFVNLKRVEISKCNSMNEIIATEWRNDVTIALNEVPFPKLKTIVLKDMENLKTVWHYQFDTVKTLEVENCEKIVVVFPSSMQKTYHNLEMLVVKDCALVELIFELSSSENSSIESETQLKVINLAQLPKLKKIWSIDPEGILSFHNLQKVDLSKCESMEYVFPFSVATGCRHLKQLQIEYCGKMKEIVSEKTGSTCASPTFEFNKLNTIVLWGLHSLEGFYAESHILACPSLNKIDVYRCAKLNLYKTVALPASIPQRCQDENPSDIFQPLFIVEEVIPNLEWMTINDRDAMVILKSQNLDSLFNKLTSLGLYDFKNEEATYPYWFLQNARSLEHLAVADSSFKKIFEDERLVTMKIHTRLKKLWLIQLPKLQHICEDGSLIHPLLEHLDSLLILDCPSLTNLLPSSVTFSHLTKMKITKCNKLVNLITSSTAQSLVKLTLLKVEDCDSLQEIITGKENVDIAFVSLQRLMLKGLPSLNNFCSSKCFLKFPLLEYVVVSNCPVMEIFSEGNTSTPSLRKVKIEENGEECYWKGNLNDTIKKDV, translated from the exons ATGGATGCCATCATTTCTATTGTTGGAAGCGTAGTACCATATGTTTTTGCTCCTATTCGAAGAGAAGTGGGTTATTTGACACACTACGAACGTAATTTCACCAAGCTAAATGATTCTGTTCGCAATCTTGAAGCATCAAGAGAAGATATAAACCGTAGGGTGGAATCTGAAGGAaacaatggaaaaaaaaaattagttggtGTTGAAACCTGGTTGGAGGACGGGAATGAGGTCATTCAAAAGGCAAAGCAGCTCCTGGAAGATCCTGGCCATCGAGAGGTTGGGTGTTCGGGCTGGTCTTTCCCTAATTTGAAATTACGACATCAGCTTGGCAAAAAGGCTACAAAGATAGCAAATGAGGTTGCTGTAGTTCAGGGAAGAAGTGATTTCAATGAAGTTTGTTACCTTCCTGCTCTATATGAAATTGCCTCTTCTTCTGCCACATGTGTTGGTGAAAAGTTTGAGACAAGGGAGTTATTTAAGGAGGGCATCTTGAAGGCTCTCAAGGATCCTAAAGCATGCAACATTGGAGTCTATGGTTTCGGTGGGGTGGGTAAGTCCTTTCTTGTTAAAGAAGTCTCTGAAATAGccaaacaacaaaaattgttcGATGTAGTGGTTACCGCCCATGTATCCAAAACTCCAGACATTGAGAAAATTCAAGTGGTGATTGCAGATATGTTGGGTCTGACATTTCCAGAAGAAAGTACTGATGGTAGAGCTATCCGCCTAAGGAAGAGAATTGAAGAAGAGAAAACTGTCCTCGTTATTCTAGATGATATTTGGCAGCCACTTGAACTGGAAAAAGTAGGAATTCCATCCAACAAGGAACACATTGGTTGCAAATTATTGATGACCTCTAGAACTCAAGATGTGTTGCAGCAAATGGCCGTCCAAAAGGATTTGATCACTTTCAGACTTGAAGTTCTAAGTGAAGTAGAAACATGGAGCTTGTTTCAATCTATGGCAGAGGATGTGGTTAACGATATCATTTTCAAAGATGTAGCAACTCAAATTGCTAAACAATGTAAAGGTTTGCCTCTTCTCATACTGACAATGGCAAGCGGATTGAAAAGTAAGGATATTTATGCTTGGAAAGATGCATTGAGCAAATTACAAAATGTTGGTCATGAGAAAATCGATGTCATAACTCATTCTGCTTTAGAGTTGAGTTACAACTGGTTGGCAACTGACGAAACTAAGGCACTCTTCTTGCTTTCTGCTGTACTAGGACAATATGGTGAAGATTACTTATTGAAAGTTGCAATGGGTTTGGAGATATTCAACAATATAAGTACTGTGGATGCTGCAAGAAACAGACTTCATACTATAATTGGATCATTGAAAGCATCTTGCCTTTTACTTGAAGGTAATAAGAGAAGTCGGCGAATCCAAATGcatgaccttgttcgtgatgtAGGTATCTCCATAGCATGTAGGAATAAAgatgtttatattttgaaaccGGAGACTGGTTTGAAGGAATATCTTACCATggattttatgaaaatgtgcTCGCAGATCATCTTATTACAAATAAACGAGCTTCCAAAAAAGTTTGATTGTCCTAATGTTAAACTTTTAGTTTTCGAGAGTGCAAATCGTTTTTTAGAAATCCCAGATACTATTTTTGATGGGATGGGAAGCCTTAAAGTGTTAGATATAACACTTTTGAACTTGTCTTCATTACCCACTTCTTTCCGTTCCCTAACAGACCTTCAGACATTGTGTTTGAACCAATGTGTTTTggaaaatattgatataatagGAGATTTGAAAAACTTAGAAATTCTTAGTCTTGAGGATTCTTCGATGATCAAATTGCCAAACAAAATAAGGGAAATGACTCAACTAAGAATGCTTGATTTGAGCAATGCTGGAATAGAAATCATCCCACCCAACATCATTTCAAGCTTGTCTAACTTAGAGGAGCTGTATATGGGCAATACCTCAATTACGTGGGAAGACGAGAATTCACAGCAAAAAGAAAATGCAAGCCTTGCCGAGCTTGGACAATTGTACAACTTGACGGCTCTAGAATTACAAATTCACGAGGCTTGTATTTTGCCAAGGGACTTGAAATTAATGTTTGAAAAGCTGCAAAGATATAAAATAGCCATTGGAGATGTATGGCAATGGTCTGACATTAAGGACAGAACCTCGAACACACTGATGCTCAAACTTGATACCAACATACATTTGGAGCTGGGGATTAAAGCATTAATTAAAGGCGTTGAGAATTTATACATGGATGAAGTAGATGGCATTCAGAATGTGTTGTATGAAATGAACAGGGAAGGTTTTCCATTGTTGAGGCACCTCCACATCCAAAACAATGCAAAAATGAAGCACATAGTTTACTCTACGGAGAGGAACCAAGTCCATGTTTCCTTTCCCATCTTGGAAACTCTTTCAATTAATAATCTTGAAAATTTGGAGCAGATATGTCATGGCCCGCTTGTAATTAATTCTTTTGGTAAGCTCAGTGTTATCAAAGTAAATAATTGCGCCCAATTGACATATCTTCTCTCCTTATCAATGGTTAAAAGTCTTTCCAATCTTTCTGAGATCGAAGTTTGTCAATGCAATTCTATGAAGAACATAGTGCTCAGAGACTTGCCTGATGAAAAAGTAGAGTTTCCTTCTTTGCGTTCTTTAACTTTACAACACTTGGATACACTTGATAACTTTTTCTCTTATGAGCTGATGACATCTTCGATAACTTCTGCACGGCCATTTGTTAGTGCTCAG gtTGCATTCCCTGATTTGACAACCCTTAAATTGAGCTCACTCAATTTAGATAAAATTTGGAATGACAATCAACATTCTATGTACAACTTGTCAGTCTTGATTGTGGAGAACTGTGGTGAGCTAAAGTACTTATTTTCTTCTACCATGGTTGAAACTTTTGTTAACCTCAAACGGGTTGAAATTAGTAAATGTAATTCGATGAATGAGATAATAGCTACAGAATGGAGAAACGATGTTACTATTGCATTGAATGAG GTTCCATTTCCCAAATTGAAGACAATCGTGCTGAAGGACATGGAAAATTTGAAGACAGTATGGCATTACCAATTTGACACAGTGAAGACGTTGGAAGTCGAAAATTGTGAGAAAATAGTGGTTGTTTTTCCTTCCTCAATGCAGAAGACTTATCATAATCTGGAGATGTTAGTGGTTAAGGATTGTGCTTTAGTGGAACTTATATTTGAATTGAGTTCTAGTGAAAATAGCAGCATAGAAAGTGAAACACAGTTGAAGGTAATTAATTTAGCTCAATTGCCGAAGCTGAAAAAGATATGGAGCATCGATCCTGAAGGAATTCTTAGTTTTCATAATCTACAAAAGGTTGATCTAAGTAAGTGTGAAAGTATGGAGTATGTATTTCCATTTTCTGTTGCCACTGGCTGCCGACATCTCAAACAACTTCAGATAGAATATTGTGGGAAGATGAAGGAAATTGTTTCAGAGAAGACAGGATCTACGTGTGCAAGTCCCACATTTGAGTTTAATAAGCTAAATACTATAGTGCTTTGGGGCTTACATTCACTTGAGGGCTTCTATGCAGAAAGTCATATTCTAGCATGCCCCTCTTTGAATAAAATTGATGTTTACAGATGTGCAAAGTTGAATTTATACAAAACTGTAGCTCTGCCTGCAAGCATCCCTCAAAGATGTCAAGATGAGAATCCCTCGGATATATTCCAACCACTTTTCATTGTGGAAGAG gtgATTCCAAACTTGGAGTGGATGACAATAAACGATAGGGATGCTATGGTGATATTGAAATCACAAAATTTAGATTCCCTCTTCAACAAATTGACATCTCTTGGTTTGTATGATTTTAAGAATGAAGAGGCTACATATCCTTACTGGTTTCTCCAAAATGCACGTTCTCTTGAACACCTAGCTGTTGCAGACAGTTCCTTCAAGAAGATATTTGAAGATGAAAGACTAGTGACTATGAAAATTCACACACGCCTCAAAAAGTTGTGGCTTATTCAATTACCTAAACTTCAGCATATATGTGAAGATGGATCTCTAATTCACCCACTTCTTGAGCATCTTGATAGCTTACTTATTCTTGATTGTCCTAGTTTGACAAATTTGTTGCCTTCCTCTGTCACCTTTAGCCACCTAACAAAAATGAAGATAACAAAATGCAATAAACTTGTAAATTTAATAACATCCTCGACTGCGCAAAGTTTGGTAAAACTCACATTATTGAAGGTAGAGGACTGTGACTCACTACAAGAAATAATAACGGGAAAGGAAAATGTTGATATTGCATTTGTTAGTCTTCAAAGATTGATGCTCAAAGGTTTACCAAGCCTCAACAACTTTTGCTCAAGTAAGTGTTTCTTGAAGTTTCCATTGTTGGAGTATGTAGTTGTGAGCAACTGTCCTGTCATGGAGATATTCTCTGAGGGAAACACAAGCACACCAAGTCTTCGAAAAgtcaaaattgaagaaaatggtGAAGAATGTTATTGGAAGGGCAACCTAAATGATACCATAAAAAAAGATGTTTGA